Below is a genomic region from Trichomycterus rosablanca isolate fTriRos1 chromosome 15, fTriRos1.hap1, whole genome shotgun sequence.
ACGTTCTATAAGATCTACTCCGAGCAGCTGCGGTCACAGTGGGCGGTCACTGCTTAACTCCGCCTCATCGTCTTCAAATAGGTCCGGTAGAGGGAAATAACAAGCTCGTTGTGAACGCTCGTCCTGCATTGACTCGCTTCATCTCGACGAGAGCAGTAACGATGTCCGGAAGAGGAAAAGGAGGAATCgacaaaagtaagaaaaaatatCTCCTCTAAAAACATCTCTGAAAACATACGCGATACAATATGGTTAATAACGGTTGGAAGACTTCCTGTAAGAGTTATCGTTAAATGGAGTTGCTTTGTAACAACAAAATTATGCCCGATACAGGGCTGTTTACAAGATGAAACCATCGAGCATCTACTAATAAACTGTAGTAGATCAGTTGATATTTGGAacaaaattaaaactttaaacttacatttcgaaataaataaaaaaacaattatgtttGGAATCTTCGAAAATATTTCTCAAAGAATAAATGACCTTTATTGGTTAGTTGTCTGTATTGTTAAtacaaaaatctggaaaactagGTGTAAAATGATTTTCGAGCAATGCAACATACCCCcagatattgtttttaaacaaattgtatGCCATCTTAGAAGACTAAAAAATGAAGACTTGCGCACAAAAAAAACTCAATTTCCTTGGTCAATATTAagattgtaatttattattattattctttttttttttttcacttaaaaaaaataatgtataaaaagggaaaataaaaagaacaagctctgaatatatatattttttgtgtatTATTCTATACTGGATttgtaatgaacattttgaactgatgtaattattttgatgatgtattgatctgtatatatttgtaatgtgattgaattttgttaaataaaactatttaaaaaaaaaaaaagaaaaggcggcaaaggtctaggaaaaggaggcgctaagcgtcaccgcaaagttctccgtgataacatccagggtattactaaacccgccatccgccgtttggctcgccgtggcggtgtgaagcgtatttccggcttgatctacgaggagacccgcggtgtgctcaaggttttcctggagaacgtcatccgtgatgccgtcacctacaccgagcacgccaagagaaagaccgtcaccgcaatggacgtggtgtacgctctgaaacgccagggacgcaccctgtacggattcgggggttaaacgttcagacctccacgctaacacaacggctcttttaagagccacccatattTTCTACAAAAGAGAAATTCTTTctgctttattaataatattgttattagtagtagtacggTCACAGATGCGTACATTTGCAAATCACTTGTTTAGCCCCAAAAGCTTGAAAGCATcattataagtaaaaataacacattcactgatgcatttttttttagttcACTTGTGTAGCCCTAAAAGCTTTGAATTATCATTAGTGATTTTACGTTTACTATCTTATCTCTCGTTTAGCCGTCATACGGCGTGTTTGCatactaccaatgtacagccatactgtagattacactacaatcattaacacgatctctgtgtaaaatacagtaaaacattgttCCCGAATGCTTCggttaaaaaactaaacaaccaaaaaaattaaattgatCGAACTATGtatctataatatatatatatatacagtatatatatatatatatatatatatatattatataaaatttaataaaatgtaacaaaatattgctattgattattttatattcggttttaaaacatgtatcgaCCTCAGATTAAGCGGGAACAGACAACAAAGAACAGATTCTAGTGAATGGGGCAGAAGGGGGCGTGGAACGGTATGTTGTCTGTCCAATAGAAACCCAGGAGCTTGGACCAATCAGAGTTACGTGTTCCAACTTGGCTTTCTCAGCATGCAGGGTTAATAAAGCGGGCGTGTAGAGCGTCTACATTCACTTGCAGTTTGTTCTAGAGGaaacagcagcatcatgccCGAACCAGCGAAGGCCGCGGTTTATTTtgaatcaaaataaaacagaagcagTATGGATTGGTGACCCAAATAGTAAACCAAGTCTTAGTATACAAGTAAAAGATGAAATCACAGTACTTGGTATACAAATAAGCAATGAGAATGCATTAGATAAAAATTGGAATAAGAAAATATTAGAAATTACTGAAGAGTCCAACAAATTAATGAATTGGAAAACAAGTtatgaagcaaaaataaatttaattaatgtatttatattagcAAAAGTATTGTTTCTATCCATTGTATTTCCACCAAcgcaaaatataataacaaaattgAACAAAACTTGTATCAGAACAATATGGGGTAGAAACTTCGAAATAGTTAAAAGAGAATTCCTATATAAAGCTAAAAAGAATGGAGGACTAGAAGCAATTAATTTTGGAATAAagcttaaaattaattattgcaAACATATTAGTTTAAGCTTAGCTCGAAAAGCAGCTTGGTTAGGGAATACTGATGAATGGGCCAAACTAAGGGGGAAGAAAAGGAAAGATGTCCCCTACTATAAACTGTTATATGGCGACTTTGTCGAAAAATATAGACTTTTGGAAATAAATTGGGTCACGCAGtccaataaaataattcataaagaAATTGCgaattacatttataatggTATGATACAGTTTAAAGACTGCACAAAAGAGGAAAATGAAAATCttatagatttattacaaaataaaataatatctagAAAAATGAAAGATACAATGTGGTTGTCAGCCTTAGGTAGATTACCGGTGAGAGCAGTAGTAAAGTGGAGTTGCTTTGTTAAAACTAACTTATGTCCAATGCCAAATTGCAACGAAAACGAAACAGTTGGGCATTTACTAGTAGACTGTCAACGCTCCAGAGAAATTTGGAATTGTATTAAGGACTTGGGATTAGATATAGAACTGTCTAGGAAAAACGTCATTTATGGTGGCTTTAACCTTGATAAACTATGTGGGAAAAGACTTTTGTATTGGATTGTGATTGCTGTAGTGGTGAATCAAATATGGAAAACTCGATGTAAAATGACAACTGAAAGTGTGTATATTGATTGTGAAGATGTAGTTAAACAATGTATGGCcaaattaaaatgcatgaaaaaatgtaaaatgaaatctAAACGCATGACAATTCCATGGGACCTTTTTAATGGACTTTAGACCAATAGTGATCGAGTTTAATTAattctaaaagaaaatgtaaatatttgtattattacatgAAATGTATCAATTAATGTAATATTACTGTACGTGTATGATGTAAAtgatatttgtaatgtgatataaatttgtacaataaagtttatttaaaaacccGAAGGCCGCGACCAAGAAGGGCTCCAAGAAAACCGTCACCAAGACCGCCGGCAAAGGAGGCAAGAAGCGCAGAAAGTCCAGGAAGGAGAGCTACGCTATCTACGTGTACAAGGTCATGAAACAGGTCCACCCTGATACCGGGATCTCCTCCAAGGCTATGGGCATCATGAACTCCTTCGTCAACGACATTTTCGAGCGTATCGCTGGTGAGTCCTCTCGCCTGGCTCACTACAACAAGCGCTCCACCATTACCTCCAGGGAGATCCAGACCGCCGTGCGCCTGCTGCTTCCCGGTGAGCTGGCCAAGCACGCCGTGTCCGAGGGTACCAAGGCCGTCACCAAGTACACCAGCTCCAAGTAAAGCACCTTAGTCGCTCTGGCAAaccaacggctcttttaagagccacccatcttaTCAAGTTAAGAGAATTTTCCTCTTTTTATATATTAGATCTGAATACGTCATACACACTGTATCTATTTTTACAGTATTTGgcttttattgatacacagctgagatcactttcactttaatcaagatgtgtctgactttgaaatatgtttatgaaacgttatgctttagcagaatatgacttataacgtcccatttctcacaatacagtgaaatatacaaacacatttttaacacagatgtcacttataaagactttataagtcagtattgttcagcacagaAGAATCAGAAAACTTATTTACTCaatttgaatttatttatttgtttaatgtattcattgtttatttagttaatcactcattcatgaccctaacacccaatttaacaaaacattaatggctctagcagtccaggtgagacatatccacctattttacttacattttttactctctctctcacacacacacctgcaaaagctagcaacaaacacaagcgttgtcaatttatatattacacattcctaaacacaattttaccctcatgttttattcaccctacacctcctcctacaccactgcaggtgttttagatgtagttttttttatcctaacgtgtctctaatgctactttcacaagcactgaaaggtttttaaagctatttgattgttttatttcaatttcactACAACTTTACTGATTTGActtaatatgatttttttatcaTACACTGCTCTGTTCTCCCACTCTGTCTTATATCCTAgtatgggtttttttttgggttacattgtcatgtctctaatggctATCTGTCCTGTAAGTGTACAGTATTAAAAATGCGACAAATATGGCGATTATAGTACATTGtaatagggtttagggttgcatAGAAGTCCtgttgaatttctttttttaacatgtttaaaactgcaaaatgtttaaaattaactttatttacagaaaaaaaaaacatcaaatcgATTGTGGAACAATTTAGCGGTAGAGAAAaaagagtggcgacactcccatagggaaccgttgtaactttttatttatttatttttttactacttttactggagtaatattttaccttggatatctctactttaactcaactacatggtttctGTAGCTTCTCCACcttttacattagacaaaatgaacttgtgcatatttataatgaattcattaatgtattacatgtaggaatcaaggttataatagttttggatttttcattatagtttagttttatttcgttTTGACTTAATTTTCTCTCAAGTTTTTAAAGTGGGTttgctagtttttattagtttttattttgtttaatgctTTAGTTTATGCTaatgttttagtttagtttttattagttctagtattggtttggtttttttttttttaatactgttgaACAATAAACTGTCCACAAAACTGGTAACAGTCCACAGAATAGCAGCCGTAAGTGCCAAATGTGTATAATACTGCTACTGAAATGAAGTTGTTGACAGTTACCATATTTCagccagtttttttttaaatgagtctGTTTACATGAACtggtaaaagtgaggatctttacctgttcataaccctgccactaaAAACAGCCGCTCATAATATGAACTATTTCTAGATGCAaaaccagtggtgtaactaggagctcatgggcttcagtgcaaaaaaaaataatgttgggccccctcaacaaattgcatctgctaatagctgatcagaatgaattaaaagtcactcagaagttacacttcaaGTTCAAATTCCTGCctttggtatttttaatgcacagtttgttattttaattttacttaacaaaaatattgtaatataataataaggacctggcgagtgcagccagtggtagtgaggtgagtggttaatgtcgtggaggcccccctgccatgggccccggtgcaccttctgtatctgccgtagtttttcctgcccttgtaattcacacaagaactatttttccttaaaaatgtttcctctcacctgtcatgtaatgtgaattacacatctagtgtctggccctttaagaatgttaagtgtactatagtgcgcagggagcgagtgtgtagggaagctATCAGAAGTTCTGTTCATCagagttctgcttcatgcacttttaaggaacgcaaattaccacagagacgcaAATTTACGTGACACAAACAgctcaataaaaatagtttgctTAAAAAatgttcattattaaaaatgtatcgatttttttttttttatcgcgattaaaatttgtaatgctttaatcgcgttaattgccgattaacgacagccctaataataatatgaactaATTCATGAGACACACATCAGGGAGCTCAATCTGAGAAAAACATCAACTTAACTTTTGCTGTGGTCATTTTGCAGGCTAGCGTGGAGAGCAGAAACGGAATGTAAACATGAAGTGCCGTCAGGGAGCCCAATCCCCCCAAtctcaatccgctccctactcactccccctcttcactccgcctccgtttgcgcgttcacgtggagggtccctctgtagtggagtgttagtgaggagggagcAGATTGGGAAAGACCGCATGAGGTATCGTACGGTGCCGGCAGCTAACGTAAAACTGCTCGAGTGGAAACAtcgatttcattttttttttcattttttttttcattcatttcattttatttcggTTTCTTACCTTTTCAACATTTATACATCCATATTGTTTATACATCCATATAGTTTATACATCCATATTTGTACTAACCGAAAAGGTGTAGTCTGAAGCTTTAGCTTATTTTGACTACCCTTTTTAATACTTATACAATTATTTCATTTCTGTTCATAagcaatacaaataattatcaaaaagagagaaaaaaatatatatacatacatattttttttttctctctttttgataattatttgtattgcttataaacagaaatgaaataattgtatatgtgtgtatatgtatatatatatatatatacatatacacatacacacatactgtatatactgtacatgcatatacacatactgtacatatacatacacacatacatacataaataaaaaatagataattaaataataataacaaatcaacatttcaaaaacatttcgtgcataataataatcaatccTCAGTTTCATAAGTACTGACCaccttattttttaacatttttttaaatttgcgGAGTgagcaacacatttttaaatctttatcaaaGCTGTTCCACAACTGAACCCCTTTAGCAGATATACATCTATCTTTTAGATTTGtccttattcttatttttttaaatatacctGTTCTCCTAAGTACATATTTGCTCTCTTTAATTTCAAACAACCcctgaatacagtttgaaagtAAATTATTTTGTGCTTTGTACATTATCTGTGCAATATTAAAATCGACTAAATCACTGAATTTTAAAACATGCAACTTGGTAAATAATTGCTTGGTTGGTGCATAATAATCCAATCGATGTATAattcttaaagcttttttctgtaGCGTGAATATTGGTTTAATATTGGTTTTGTATGTGTTTCCCCATACCTCCACACAGTAAGTCGTATATGGAACTATGAAAGAACAATACAATATATAGAGTGattttttattcaaaatatCTTTGGTTTTATACAACATTGCAATAGTTTTAGACATTTTTGTTTTCACATTACTTATGTGTTGTTTCCAACATAATTCATGGTCAATTATTACACCCAAAAATTTATGTTCCTACACCCTTTCTATTTCAACATCATTGATCataatttttacttcattcttaATTTTTCGATTTCCAAAAAGTataaattttgttttatttaaattcaatGATAGCCGGTTAATATCAAACCATTTCTTTAACACAATCAATTCACTTTCCACTGCATTCAGAAGCTgttccaaacttttcccagaACAATATAAACTAGTGTCAtcagcaaataaaacaaattttaacaattTAGACACTGTACAGATATAATTcatatacaatataaacaacTTAGGTCCAAGCACTgaaccttgtggaacaccacaagtAACTTTCATTAGTTttgatttaatgttatttatttgtacatatTGATATCGTTCATCTAGGTAACTCTTGAGCCATGAATATGCTACTCCTCTAAAACCATATCTCtccattttattcattaataaatcatGGTCAATAgtgtcaaatgctttttttaagtCTATAAAAACCCCGATGGTATATTCTTTGTTATCTATTGCAGTTGTAATCTCTTCTACCAGTTGCATCACTGCCATCGAGGTGGACCTATTTATTCTAAAGCCATACTGATGTTCACtcaataaattatgtttttctATAAATTTATCAAGCCTATCTACAAATAGTTTTTCTAGAATCTTTGAGAACTGGGAGAGCAGGGAAACTGGTCTACAATTGGAGAACTGATGTCTGTCACCATTTTTATAGATCGGAATAAATTTTgctgttttcatttcattaggAAATACACCTGTTTGGAAAGACTGATTGCATATATATGTAAAAGGTTTCACAATGGATTCTATAATAGTTTTAACTAATGTCATATCAATTTCAGTCCAATCAGTggactttttgtttttaaattttttaacaatatccagtatttcattttcatcggTTCCCCATATAAAAATGTGGTGGGGTTTTTTATAAGCAATATCTTTATCTACACCCTTCCTATTTTTTGGCTGCACAATTTATTTTGCTAAATTATACCCAACTTTTGCAAAGTATTCATTAAATTCATTCAAAATTTCCTTcgtattatttatcattgtatTATCTTCTTTTATGAAATAATCTGGGCTATCTGCTTTTTTTGTActctttttaataatattatttagtaCACTACATGTTCGTTGGGTGTTATTCCTATGCTGTTCCAATAATTTCTGATAATATTCCTTCTTACTAAATCTCATAAcacttattaatttatttttatatattttatatttgttttctgtttcttttGTTCTATACTTTATAAATCTCTTATAtaataaatttttctttttacatgcATTTTCTATTCCCTTAGTAATCCATGGTTTATCAGCATATTTATACCTTCTTGTAACTTTTCTTAACGGACAGTTTTTTTTCATATAACtgaacaaatgtaaacataaaagcATCATAAGCCTTATTTGGATTATCATTTGCATAAACCTCTGTCCAGTTTTGTTTCATTAAATCCACTTTGAGGGCAGTGATAGTTTCTGGAGTTCTATGTCTGATCACATTAAAATTGTTTAATCTGTGTTTATTTTCTACCTTTAAACATTTTTGATAGATCGCAAAAACTGGAAGATGGTCACTTATCATTTATAAGCAATCCACCTACTATTGTTCCTTCAATTCtatttgtaaatatattgtCGATCAATGTTGCAGTGTCCGTTGTTATTCTTGTTGGTTTTGTAATCACTGGAAACAGGTTGTTGCTGTACATTGTACTGATAAAATCTGTTGTACTTCTATGTCTATATGGATTTAACAAATCGATATTAAAATCACCACATACAATTTGTACCCTATTATCTCTCAATTTCACAATCAAACCAGCAAATTTATCATTAAATGAGGTAATTAAACAAGTCCCTGGGTTATTATCCCCTAACAAATTATCctcattaaggtctaccatttTGTAGGGTCTAATTAACATAGTCACACAATCCAAATCACAATAATACACAGCTATCCAATACAAAATAAGGACAAGCAATGTGCTCTATATAGTTCTTCATTTGTATGGGTTCAAATCTTTCAGTTCTTTTATCATAATTACTTTGGCTTCCTCCGGTGTTCCGTTTAGCCGTATCATCACTTTACAGTTCCTAGTCCATGTggcttgtattttatgttgtttcTAAGTATACGTGCTTGTCTTGCAATATCTGCATTCTTTTTGGTAAGATTCTCATTGATGTACACTCCTGTTCCCTTCAGCTTCTTCGCCTGCCTCAGTAGTTCAGTCCTGTGCTTTCTATTCACAAACCTGACCACTATGGCAGGctttgttttgctgtttttttctggGCAGAGTATGGCAAGCTGAAATATTGTTAGTTTGTAAGTTTATATTCTTACTTTCAAAGAACTTTTTAACTTGCCATTCCAGAGATTGCAGTTCCTCTGATGAGACGTCTTCACCATCTTTGCATTCAGCTACACTGGCGTAGGATCTATGTGAAATTTCCAGTCCGCTTATTATTAAATCTTCCATCTTTGTATACTGTTCCAGGTCATCAATTCTTCGTTCTAATCCATAAAtgattttgtctttttctttaaCTCTGGTCTTTAACTCTCTAACTTCATCCATTAAGTCCAGTAGCATGCTCTGCTGTTTCACCACTTTACTCAGTTCCGCAGACATAAAATCCAGAGATTTTTTTATCTCTTCTATTTCCTCACATATGTTATTGATTTTCTTGGGTGGCATGTTGTTCAGTGTCCTTGTATTATGATAGATAGTACAGTGTAAATAGCGTATCGGCCTTAGAACATAATAGATAGCTTAGCTTACAATgctcataaataaaatgacaaacaCGAAAACGAAGGCTATTCTATCGATAATTTTAGTACGTTCTCGTTACTTTTGTAAACACctaatacagttacagttagtgatcattttatttttatttttaaagtgccgGGTTTGTctggcgagatcaaggagtgtagcAACTCTCTCTCTACAGCTCTGAGTGTATTATAATATCTTTTTTAAGAGTACAGTGATATTTTATTGTGTAATCTCCTAAACTCACCACATAGTGACAGTCGTGGAAAACTCGTGAAAAACAGCAGTGCCCAAAActagtaatatattaataaataaataaaaaaaatcaagtatTATAAACATGGGACGCTAGCTAGATACAGTGTGTATGACATATTCAgacagaatataaaaaaaaaaaaaaaaaaaaaaggaaatttctcttaacttgataagatgggtggctcttaaaagagccgttggtTTGCCAGAGCGACTAAGGCGCTTTACTTGGAGCTGGTGTACTTGGTGACGGCCTTGGTACCCTCGGACACGGCGTGCTTGGCCAGCTCACCGGGAAGCAGCAGGCGCACGGCGGTCTGGATCTCCCTGGAGGTAATGGTGGAGCGCTTGTTGTAGTGAGCCAGACGAGAGGACTCACCAGCGATACGCTCGAAAATGTCGTTGACGAAGGAGTTCATGATGCCCATAGCCTTGGAGGAGATCCCGGTATCAGGGTGGACCTGTTTCAGGACCTTGTACACGTAGATAG
It encodes:
- the LOC134329027 gene encoding histone H2B-like is translated as MPEPAKAAPKKGSKKTVTKAAGKGGKKRRKSRKESYAIYVYKVLKQVHPDTGISSKAMGIMNSFVNDIFERIAGESSRLAHYNKRSTITSREIQTAVRLLLPGELAKHAVSEGTKAVTKYTSSK